A DNA window from Taeniopygia guttata chromosome 8, bTaeGut7.mat, whole genome shotgun sequence contains the following coding sequences:
- the LEPROT gene encoding leptin receptor gene-related protein, whose amino-acid sequence MAGVKALVALSFSGAIGLTFLMLGCALEYYGVYWPLFVLIFYFICPIPHFIAKRVGDDSDAASSACRELAYFFTTGIVVSAFGFPIILARVEAIKWGACGLVLAGNAVIFLTILGFFLVFGRGDDFSWEQW is encoded by the exons ATGGCGGGCGTGAAAG CTCTCGTGGCGCTGTCGTTCAGCGGAGCCATCGGGCTGACGTTCCTCATGCTGGGCTGCGCCCTGGAGTACTACGG tgTGTACTGGCCCCTGTTTGTGTTGATATTTTACTTCATCTGCCCCATTCCCCACTTCATTGCCAAGCGAGTGGGGGATGACAGCGAtgcagccagcagtgcctgcagggagctggccTATTTCTTCACCACAGGAATTGTTGTCTCTGCCTTTGGATTCCCCATCATCCTTGCACGGGTGGAAGCA ATCAAATGGGGAGCCTGTGGCCTGGTGCTGGCTGGCAATGCAGTCATTTTCCTTACAATTTTAGgctttttccttgtgtttggCAGAGGAGATGACTTTAGCTGGGAGCAGTGGTAG